In Brachypodium distachyon strain Bd21 chromosome 2, Brachypodium_distachyon_v3.0, whole genome shotgun sequence, one genomic interval encodes:
- the LOC100846404 gene encoding lichenase-2 encodes MASQGVACMFALALLLGVFASIPQSVESIGVCYGMSANNLPAANTVVGMFKSNGINAMRLYAPDQAALQAVGGTGVSVAVGAPNDVLSNIASSPAAAASWVRNNIQAYPSVSFRYVVVGNEVAGGATQNLVPAMKNVHSALASAGLGHIKVTTSVSQAILGVYSPPSAGSFTGEADAFMGPVVQFLASAGSPLMANIYPYLAWAYNPSAMDMSYALFTASGTVVQDGAYGYQNLFDTTVDAFYNAMAKHGGNGVKLVVSESGWPSAGGTAATPANARVYNQYLINHVGRGTPRHPGAIETYVFSMFNENQKDSGVEQNWGLFYPNMQHVYPISF; translated from the exons ATGGCGAGCCAAGGTGTTGCCTGCATGTTTGCTCTGGCATTGCTCCTCGGAGTCTTCGCCTCCATCCCACAAA GCGTGGAGTCGATCGGGGTGTGCTACGGCATGAGCGCCAACAACCTGCCGGCAGCAAACACAGTGGTGGGCATGTTCAAGTCCAACGGCATCAACGCCATGCGCCTCTACGCGCCAGACCAGGCCGCTCTCCAGGCCGTGGGGGGAACAGGCGTCAGCGTGGCCGTGGGCGCCCCCAACGACGTGCTCTCCAACATCGCCTCCAgcccggccgcggccgcctcctGGGTGCGCAACAACATCCAGGCCTACCCGTCAGTCTCCTTCCGCTACGTGGTCGTAGGCAACGAAGTCGCCGGCGGTGCCACGCAGAACCTCGTCCCGGCCATGAAGAACGTGCACTCGGCCCTGGCTTCCGCGGGCCTGGGCCACATTAAAGTCACCACTTCGGTGTCCCAGGCCATTCTGGGAGTCTACAGCCCACCTTCCGCGGGGAGCTTCACGGGCGAGGCCGACGCGTTCATGGGCCCCGTGGTCCAGTTCCTGGCCTCGGCCGGGTCGCCGCTCATGGCCAACATCTACCCGTACCTGGCCTGGGCGTACAACCCGAGCGCCATGGACATGAGCTACGCGCTCTTCACGGCCTCCGGCACCGTCGTCCAGGACGGCGCCTACGGGTACCAGAACCTGTTCGATACCACAGTGGACGCGTTCTACAATGCCATGGCGAAGCACGGTGGGAATGGCGTGAAGCTTGTCGTGTCCGAGAGCGGCTGGCCCTCTGCCGGTGGGACCGCCGCGACCCCGGCCAACGCCAGGGTCTACAACCAGTACCTCATTAACCATGTGGGACGTGGCACCCCGAGGCACCCGGGCGCTATTGAGACGTACGTGTTCTCGATGTTCAACGAGAACCAGAAGGACAGCGGCGTGGAGCAGAACTGGGGGCTCTTCTACCCCAACATGCAGCACGTCTACCCCATCAGCTTCTGA